CAAGTGCCTTCGCCTGACGCACCACTTGATCCAGCCCCACGCGCTGGGCCAGGCGCAGAGCGGCTGGATTGTTGCTGGTGGCAAAGGCACGACTGAGGCTGAGACGACCTTTGCAAGTGCTGTCAAAACGCTGACCGCGCCAGGTGAGTGGGCTGCAGTCAATGGTGTCTGTCGGTTGGATGCCAGCTTCTAGAGCCGCCAGATACGTCATCAACTTGAAGGTGCTGCCTGGTTGACGGAGCGCCATGGACGCCCGGTTGAACTGACTGAACTCGTAGTCACGGCCTCCAGCGATGGCCAGCACACCGCCGCTGCGGCTGTCGATCACTACTGCGGCCCCTTCGCTGATCCCCAGGTCCTTGGTGGTGCTGAGCAGGTTGCGCAACTGCCGCTCCAGCACCGACTGCAGCACGGGGTCGAGATGGGTTTCGATTAGAAAATTGCCTTCAGCGGCCACTTCCGGACCCACCAGTGCCGTGAGATCCCGGCGCACTTGATCGGTGTAGAAGGGCGCATCACGACCTGCGGCCGTGCCGCTGCAGGCACCAGAGGCAAGTTGAATCGGCTGCCGACGCGCGGTTCTTGCCTGATCCAGGGACAGTCGACCAGCGTCGGCCATCTTGTTGATCACCCGGTTGCGTGCTTCGAGGGCACGTTGCGGACTGACGCACGGATCGTGGCCGTTGGGCGAGGGCAGCAGACCCACAAGCAAAGCTGCTTGCTCGATGTTCAGATCTCCAGCGGAGCGGTCGAAATAGGTGCGGGCCGCATCTTCGAAGCCCCAGCCCACGCCGAGGTACACCCGGTTGAGATAGCTGAGCAACAGCTCGCCTTTGCTGAAGCGGCTCTCCAGCTGCAGGGCCACCAGCAGCTCGCGCCATTTGCGGCCAAGCGTGTCGCCCTGGCCCACCAGCTCGGGATAAAGGCTGCGAGCTAGTTGTTGGGTGAGGCTGCTGCCTCCTTCCAGCACGCGTCCTCCAGTCAGGTTGGCGGAAAAGGCTCGCAGCGTTCCGATCGGATCGACGCCTGGATGCCACCAGAAGCGATTGTCTTCACTGCTGAGCAGGGCATCCACCAGAACCGGAGCAAAGGCGTCGAGTTGATCCAGTTCGCGGTGACGGCTGGAGTCCACCGAATTCAGGGGTTGATTGTTGCCGTCGTAGATGGCCAAAGGTCCACGCACGCTGGCCAGCCGTCCGCGCACGGGGACTTGCATGGCCGCCATCGCTAGCACCAGCACTGCGCCGCCAAGGCCAGAAAGAAGGCCATAGCCAAGGACGCGCTTCACGCGAAGGCCCAACCGTTGGCTGTCAAAACGGAAGCTGAGCGAGGGTGGATCGTCAGTGCTGTCTGGCGCCAGGCTGACGCAGTCCCCGTCCTGCAATTCAAGTTCTTGGATGCGTCGCCCTCGCCACCACAAGCCATTGGTGGAGTCGAGATCGCGGATCAGCCAATGGCGACCGCGTCGTTCCAGCAGTGCATGCCGGCGGCTGACTGCACTGTGGTCAATGCAGATTTCCAGGGCGGTGTCACGCCCAATCCGGTAACCCTCGCCCAGCAGGGGAATGGTGCGGACTCCCTGGTCGTTTTGATGAACAGTGAGCTGGGCTGGCCCCCGCTGGTCAGGCATCGCTGGGCCCCTTCCTTTGGGTCAGTGCGTCGATGGCGAAACACAGCACCGCGAGGTTGATGGCGATGTCGGCCCAGTTGAAGATCGGGAACTGGATCGGCACCAGCTCCAGGAAATCAGTGACGTGGCCAAGCCGCAGGCGGTCAATCCCGTTGCCGATCGTTCCTCCCAGCAGGAAGCCGAGGGCTAGGCCCATCCAAAGATCGTGGCGTGGTTCTCGCCAGATCCAGATGGCGACGCCGATGGCCACCACCACACTGAGACTTCCCAGCATCGTGGTGGCATCGGTGAACAAGCTGAATGCTGCACCGGTGTTTCGCACCAGATGCAGTTGCAGCAGCCCTGGGATGAACGGTGCTGTTTCACCCGGCCGCATCACGCTGGTGATCCAGTGTTTGCTCAGTTGATCGAGGATGATCATCAAGGCGCTCAGGACCAGCACAGTTCCGCGGCGCAGGAGTGCTCCTGAACGTCTTGGTTGTCCGACCTGACGACTCATTCGATCAACAACACGCGACGGGTGACGCGGGCAATCAAGCCCGCCGCACAACAGAGTGCAAGCTGGGCGGCCAGTGGCCCGAGGCTGAAGCTGACGATCAGCTCTACAAGCGGTGCATTCCATCGGTTGAGTAGGGCACCCAGCAGGAGATTCAACAGACCGCAGGCCTGGATGGTGAGCAGGCCGGCGATGGCGGCCAGTGTCAGGCGAGGAATGTCATTCATGCCGCTCTGCTGCCCCAAACGTCCGGTGAGCCAGGAGGCCGGGATGAAACCCGCGAGGTAGCCAAATCCAGGTGTCAGCACGTAGGCGATACCGCCTCCCCCATGGAATACCGGAAGATCCACCAGGCCAATGGTGAGATACGCCACCGAAGCGATAACACCGGCTCTGGGGCCGGCAACCAGGGCACAGATGAGCAGGGCAGGCACCTGCCAGGTGCTGGGAAGGCTTAGCAGGCTCGGGGGAAGATCAGGTTGCGGCAGAACGAGGGCAGACGGAATCAGGCTCCCGACCAAAATCAGCAGCAATCCGGCGAGTGCGCCGCTCCAGGTGGCCAGTGCCCGCACGGGCAAACGTCAGCTCGCACCATCCTGCTGTAAGAGAGAGGCGTTGCCCAGCTGTGATGACCGTTTCCATTGGTGACCAGGTGCGACTGATCCGCACCCAGACCTTTCTCAAGACGGCAGACCCCATGCCGATGTTGCGTCCTCCTGACCTGGTCACCACCGATGAGATCGGCTTGGTGACGGCGCTTCATCCTGCTGAAACAGCGGCGGTGCGCTTCCCCAGGGGCTCCTTTCTGATTTCTCTTGACCAGCTCACTTCCGCTGATGCGACAACGGGTGATTGATCATCCTGGCGTCCCTGCCAAAACGTCCTGCATCCAGAAACGTTCCAGTTTGGCCAGGGTGTCGGACGGTCCGCAGAGGCTCAGCTGAGGCTTTTGCAGATGACGCTGAGCGGCAGCGAGCAGATCGCCCGATTGCAGCGTCTCAAGTTCCTGCAGGCATTGCTGGTCGTGTTGATCAGGAAGGCCGAGACCGCGAAGCTGAGCCCGTCGTTCGGCTCGCTGACCCGTGGTCTGGGATGCGTGGGCCAAGTGACCACGGAATTTGGCTGCAGCCAGGTGAAGATCAGCCGCATCGATGCAGTCCTCGAGTAACTCGCTCCAGCTCGCCATCAGCAGCTCCAGCGTGAGTGCGGCGCGGTCCACGCCGGTGGAGGCATGCATCACAAATGGCGCAGCGCCGGCTCGTGCTGGGTGATGCACGCCGACGTCGTAGGCCACACCATGCTCTTCCCGCAGCCGGCGGAACAGCAGGCTCGACATGCCGGATCCCAGGTGCGCCTGCAGAAGCCTCAGAGCCAGGTCATCGGGATGGCCATGGGGGAGTGATGCACGTCCCAGCATCAGCACCACCTGTTCCGTCGCCAGGGACTGGAGACTGATGGACGATCGATCACTCGTCTTCGCAGATGCGTCATCTGCAGAAGCGGAATACGCCGGAACCTCCCACGCTTTGGTCTGGTCCCCAGGGGACTGGGACGAGCTTGGTCCAAACCACTTCTCTAGCTGCTCGCTCGCGTCAGTGGGAATGGCCCCTGAGAGGGCCAACACGGACCCTTCACTTTCAAGGTCATCAGCCAGGCGCCGCAGCTGCGGTCGCGACAACTGCTCCAGGTCCTGGGCGATGCCCAGCGGGTCGTGGCCGTACGGTCCCTGGCCGTAGGCGATCTGTCGCCATCCATCAAAGGCGCGATGGAAGGGGTCTTCGCGTTGACGCTGCAGAGCCTGCAGGCTCAGCTCGCGTTCCAGGGCGATCTGGCTCTCATCTAGGTGCGGTTGACGCACCATCCAGCCCACGGCAGGCAGGAGCCGATCGGCATCCAGATCGCGGCACTTGAGACTGATCAGGATGCCGTCTTCGTGGGTGTCACAGCGCAGTCCGGCACCGCAACCTTCCACGAGATCAGCTAGCTCCAGGTGATCAAGCGGGCCACAGCCGCGGCTGAGGACGGATCCCAGCAGTTGATGCCCGCCGCGCTGACCCTGTTGATCGCGGCCGCTGCCACGGCGAATCCACAACTTGGCGGAGAGCACCCCGGGGGTGACCACCGGATCGAGGACCAGATCACTGCGGTGTGTCAAGCGATTTCCTCCGGTCGGGCGATCAGGGTGAAGGCGTTCTGCGGTTGGAGGAGCGGCATCACGCCCGCGCTGAGCGATGCAGCATCCCACTGCGCCAAATCCTCAAGGGGTGCCAGCAAATCCCGGTGCCGACCCCACAACATCTGCGTGCCGACACTGGCGGCCACAGCCCCAGGCGCTTCGAGGCTGAAGCGATGGCCATTACCAACCAATTGGAGGGCCCTGTCAAATTCCTCGGCGGTGACCGGTTCGCTCAGGGTTCGTTGCAGCTGGCTGTGCACTTCCTGTTCGACCATCTCCAAGTGCTCCTCGGGGCAACAGGCCTCAAGCATCACCAGGCTTCCCTGTTCGAGGGTGGTCACATCCATGTCGATGGTTTCGACAATCTGCAGGTCTTCACGCAGGCGCTCCACCAGTCGGCTGCGCCGTCCCTCCGCCAGAACCGTCGTGGCTAGATCAGCACCCGCGATGGCCAATTGATCCGCTGCTGCCGCCACGGGCCAGATCATCAGCAACCGTGCCGCTTCAAGGCGTTGAAACTGGCGACTGTCGCGGCCACATTGAAAAGGCAAAGAACTGGTTTCAGCGGTTGAGGGGGGTGCCTCGCTGCGTTCCAGCCCCATCAAGGGGCTGTCCAGCACTTGCTTGATCAGATCTTCCTGCAGGTGGCCCGCCAATGACAGGCAGCAGTTGCCACCGCGGTAACGCCGCTGGTGGTAGGCCTTCATTCCGTTCGGATTCATCGCCCGAAGACTGGATTCCCAGCCAAGGATCGGTCGTCCATAGGCATGAGGTGCAAGGCAGAGCCCGAGGGCTGTCTGAAGCACCTGATCGTCCGGTTGATCGCTGTACTGGGCAATTTCCTCCAGCACCACGTCCCGTTCCATGTCGAAGCAGTCCTGGTCCAGTGCGGGGTTCAGCACCAGGTCAAGAAGGAGATGGAGGGCTTCGCCGGCTTCCTGGGTGGGGACGAGCACGTGGAAGTGCACATCGTCAAAGCCCGTGGCTGCATTGCTGCTACCACCGAGCGCCTCGATTCTTCGGTCGAATTCACCGGGGCCAAACGCGCGGCTGCCTTTGAACACCATGTGTTCTAGGAAGTGAGCGATCCCTTCCTCTCCATCGTGTTCCCAGGCGCTGCCTCCGCGGCACCAGAAATCGAGGCAGGTGAGGGCCGCATCCGGCATGGAGGCCGTGACAAGGCTGCTGCCGTTCCGGAGCGTGCGGTGGTCAAGCAGCGGACTGGATGGGATCGCAGTCAGGGTCCCGTGGCAAAGTCCCATTCTGTGCAATCACGGATCGAATTGATGCCTGCGTCCACGAGCGGTCGGGAGATGCATCCGCTGGTGGTCGCTTTGGCCTCCCGCATCCGTGACTGGCGCGAGGATCTTCCACAGCTCAGTCCGCTCGCAGTTTCGGGTGATCTGGAGGAGATCATCGGCACTCTCGATGGCGAGGATCTGTTCATCCGCAATGAAGTGCACTGCTGCCGCGGCTTGCGCAAGTTGCACCTGGAAACAGCCCGTCTTGGGTTGGGGCTCCAGATCCTTCATTGCGTCATCTTTCCTGATCCGCGCTTTGATCTGCCGGTGTTTGGTGCTGACATCGTCGCTAGCCCAGCAGGCATCTCGGCCGCCATCGTCGACCTCTCACCCGTTGGGGATCAACTGCCGGAGCGAATTGGTCGTGCTTTGGAACGCACCCCTACGCCGGCGTTCGAACAGGTGCGGGAGCTCCCCACATGGGGAACGATCTTTTCTCCCTTTGTGCGCTTCATCCGACCCACCAGCGACCAGGAACAGGACTGGTTCGTTGATCTGGTGGGCGCCTATCTAACGGTCCTGGGGGATGCGGTGCGGACGACGTCCCCCGATCCGAAGGATGCCTCTTCTACTCTGTCGCGATACCACGGACAGGTGTCCTATTGCCGGCAACAGAAACGCAACGACAAGACACGGCGCGTTCTGGAGAAGGCCTTCGGGACGACCTGGGCAGATCGCTACATCGAGGAGATGCTGTTCGACGAACCGGCACCACTGTGAAGCAGGGCCGCGGGATCTGGATCGGAGCCAGCCTGCTTGCTGTCCTGGTGATTGCTGGTGCCGCAACCATGCTGCGAAAGCCCGAGGCGGTCGAAAGCCCTGCCTCTGTCACCACGATTGAACAGCCTCGCCAAACCGAAGCTGTGGCAGCACTCGGCCAGTTGCAGCCGGCCGGCGAGGTGCGCCGCCTGGCAGCACCAGCAAGTGGGATGGCCGGATCCCCCAGGGTGACATCCCTGCGCGTCAAGGAAGGCGATGTCGTGACCCGAGGCCAAGTGCTGGCCGTCTTTGATAACCGTCCCCAGATTGAGGCGGATTTGGCTGCTCAGGACGAGCGCATCCGCAGTGTCGACATCGAAATCCCTTTGCGTCGCCGTGAGGTGGCCCGTTACGCACAGGCTGCTCGTGTCGGGGCAGCCACCGCTGTTCTGTTGGAGGAAAAGCAGGATGAATTGACCCTGCTGCAACGCAAGCGGGTGGAGCTCCTTGCTGAACGCCGCTCGTTGCAAGCTGATTTGAACGACAGCGAACTTCGTTCCCCAATTAATGGAGTCGTCCTGAAGGTCCACACACGCGAGGGCGAGCGCCCAGATACCGATGGTGTTCTGGAGGTCGGGGCGAGCCAATCCATGGAAGCGTTGATTGAGGTCTATGAATCCGATATCAATCGCATCGCGATGGATGAAAGGGTCACGCTCATCAGCGAAAACGGTGGTTTTGAGGGTGAACTTGAGGGACAGGTGGCTCAGATCAGCCCTCAGGTGCGTCAGCGCCAAGTGCTTTCCACTGACCCCACCGGTGATGCCGACGCGCGCGTCGTGGAGGTGTTGGTTCGGCTTGATGCCGCATCCGCGGAGCGCGTGGCCCGATTGGCGGGCCTCAAGGTGATCGCACGCTTTCAGTCCTGATGATCCGTCGGTTCTGGAATGGACGAAGAATTCCTTTGGCTTCGCTGATGTTGGTGCGTCAGCCGGTTCGTCTGGCTGTTGCATTGGCGGGCATCAGCTTCGCCGGGATTCTGATGTTCATGCAGCTGGGGTTCCGCGATGGACTGTTTGATGCCAGCGTCACGGTGCATCGTCTTTTTGATGCAGACATCGTGCTGATCAGTCCGCGCTCCACCAGCTCGGTGAGCATGGCCGGATTTCCGCGTCGCCGGCTGGTCCAGGCCATGGCGCTGCCGGAGGTGGAAGGCATCACCCCGGTGAACTGGAATCTGCTCCTGTGGCGAAATCCTGAAACGCGCGGAACTCGTTCAATCTTGGCTTTGGGATTTGAACCAGGGGATCCACTGTTTGTTGATCCAACCCTGGCTCCCAAGGCGCAGCTCCTGACCCAGAAAGGTCGTGTTCTCTTCGATGAAAAGTCACGACCGGAATTCGGACCTGTGGCGGAGTGGTTCAAGGACGGCCGCGTTGTTGAAAGTGAGATCTCTGGAAAGCGTGTTCGTGTTGCCGGTTTGATCGGCCTTGGAACCTCCTTCGGCGCCGACGGCAACATGCTGACCAGCCGTGAAACATTCAGAGAGCTGCTTCCGAACACACCCCCGGGGAGCATTGAAGTTGGCCTCGTTCGTCTGAAAGCCGGTGCTGATCCTGAGGCAGTGGTGCAGCAACTGAATGCCTTGCTTCCTGATGACGTCACCGTGCTGACCAAAGACGGTTTCATCGATTTCGAACAGAACTACTGGCGATCCAGCACCTCGATCGGCTTCATCTTCACTCTTGGTGCAGCCATGGGGTTCGTCGTCGGCTGCGTGATCGTGTATCAGGTTCTCTATTCCGACGTCAGTGATCACCTGCCGGAATACGCCACCTTGATGGCCATGGGATACAAACTCACCACATTGTTGGGGGTGGTGGTTCGTGAAGGCCTCCTGCTGGCTCTGTTTGGCTACTTGCCGGCTTATGCAGCTGGCCAGGGGCTCTATTGGTTGGTGCGAAGTGCCACGCAATTGCCGGTTGGCATGGATCTCACCAGAGCAACGACGGTCTTTTCCATGATCCTGGTGATGTGCATGGCATCCGCAGGACTGGCCATGCGTCGTCTAGTCGATGCGGATCCAGCGGAGATTTTCTGAGGCGATGACAGTTCTCTCCAATGCAGCTAGATCGCCAGGGGCCCAAGTGGCCAGCACGGTGAATATCACTGATCTATGTCATTGGTATGGCCGTGGATCCACCCGACGTCAGGTTCTCCAGTCGGTTGATCTTCAGATTGCCCCGGGTGAGGTGGTGCTCCTGACCGGTCCGTCCGGTTGCGGCAAAACCACTCTTCTGACCTTGATCGGTGCCCTCCGACAAGTGCAGCATGGTGACGTACGTGTGTTTGGTCAGCAGCTGCATGGGGCTGGTCGCCGTCAGCGGCAGCAGCTGCGTCGCAGCATTGGG
This region of Synechococcus sp. NOUM97013 genomic DNA includes:
- a CDS encoding transglycosylase domain-containing protein gives rise to the protein MPDQRGPAQLTVHQNDQGVRTIPLLGEGYRIGRDTALEICIDHSAVSRRHALLERRGRHWLIRDLDSTNGLWWRGRRIQELELQDGDCVSLAPDSTDDPPSLSFRFDSQRLGLRVKRVLGYGLLSGLGGAVLVLAMAAMQVPVRGRLASVRGPLAIYDGNNQPLNSVDSSRHRELDQLDAFAPVLVDALLSSEDNRFWWHPGVDPIGTLRAFSANLTGGRVLEGGSSLTQQLARSLYPELVGQGDTLGRKWRELLVALQLESRFSKGELLLSYLNRVYLGVGWGFEDAARTYFDRSAGDLNIEQAALLVGLLPSPNGHDPCVSPQRALEARNRVINKMADAGRLSLDQARTARRQPIQLASGACSGTAAGRDAPFYTDQVRRDLTALVGPEVAAEGNFLIETHLDPVLQSVLERQLRNLLSTTKDLGISEGAAVVIDSRSGGVLAIAGGRDYEFSQFNRASMALRQPGSTFKLMTYLAALEAGIQPTDTIDCSPLTWRGQRFDSTCKGRLSLSRAFATSNNPAALRLAQRVGLDQVVRQAKALGITSPLDPVPGLALGQSEVRLLELTGAYAAVVNQGEWRTPSTIRRLMDGETCREESLRGCRNLDRANHRGRQAISQNSAQQMQSLLRAVVQNGTGRAAFLGGQEGGKTGTTNDGRDLLFVGFEPKRQWVLGIWLGNDDNSPSAGSSALAASLWADIIRAAGRGGLNGA
- the lspA gene encoding signal peptidase II, with the protein product MSRQVGQPRRSGALLRRGTVLVLSALMIILDQLSKHWITSVMRPGETAPFIPGLLQLHLVRNTGAAFSLFTDATTMLGSLSVVVAIGVAIWIWREPRHDLWMGLALGFLLGGTIGNGIDRLRLGHVTDFLELVPIQFPIFNWADIAINLAVLCFAIDALTQRKGPSDA
- a CDS encoding biotin transporter BioY → MRALATWSGALAGLLLILVGSLIPSALVLPQPDLPPSLLSLPSTWQVPALLICALVAGPRAGVIASVAYLTIGLVDLPVFHGGGGIAYVLTPGFGYLAGFIPASWLTGRLGQQSGMNDIPRLTLAAIAGLLTIQACGLLNLLLGALLNRWNAPLVELIVSFSLGPLAAQLALCCAAGLIARVTRRVLLIE
- a CDS encoding NAD(P)H dehydrogenase assembly family protein produces the protein MTVSIGDQVRLIRTQTFLKTADPMPMLRPPDLVTTDEIGLVTALHPAETAAVRFPRGSFLISLDQLTSADATTGD
- a CDS encoding pitrilysin family protein; the encoded protein is MTHRSDLVLDPVVTPGVLSAKLWIRRGSGRDQQGQRGGHQLLGSVLSRGCGPLDHLELADLVEGCGAGLRCDTHEDGILISLKCRDLDADRLLPAVGWMVRQPHLDESQIALERELSLQALQRQREDPFHRAFDGWRQIAYGQGPYGHDPLGIAQDLEQLSRPQLRRLADDLESEGSVLALSGAIPTDASEQLEKWFGPSSSQSPGDQTKAWEVPAYSASADDASAKTSDRSSISLQSLATEQVVLMLGRASLPHGHPDDLALRLLQAHLGSGMSSLLFRRLREEHGVAYDVGVHHPARAGAAPFVMHASTGVDRAALTLELLMASWSELLEDCIDAADLHLAAAKFRGHLAHASQTTGQRAERRAQLRGLGLPDQHDQQCLQELETLQSGDLLAAAQRHLQKPQLSLCGPSDTLAKLERFWMQDVLAGTPG
- a CDS encoding pitrilysin family protein, which produces MGLCHGTLTAIPSSPLLDHRTLRNGSSLVTASMPDAALTCLDFWCRGGSAWEHDGEEGIAHFLEHMVFKGSRAFGPGEFDRRIEALGGSSNAATGFDDVHFHVLVPTQEAGEALHLLLDLVLNPALDQDCFDMERDVVLEEIAQYSDQPDDQVLQTALGLCLAPHAYGRPILGWESSLRAMNPNGMKAYHQRRYRGGNCCLSLAGHLQEDLIKQVLDSPLMGLERSEAPPSTAETSSLPFQCGRDSRQFQRLEAARLLMIWPVAAAADQLAIAGADLATTVLAEGRRSRLVERLREDLQIVETIDMDVTTLEQGSLVMLEACCPEEHLEMVEQEVHSQLQRTLSEPVTAEEFDRALQLVGNGHRFSLEAPGAVAASVGTQMLWGRHRDLLAPLEDLAQWDAASLSAGVMPLLQPQNAFTLIARPEEIA
- a CDS encoding phycocyanobilin:ferredoxin oxidoreductase codes for the protein MPASTSGREMHPLVVALASRIRDWREDLPQLSPLAVSGDLEEIIGTLDGEDLFIRNEVHCCRGLRKLHLETARLGLGLQILHCVIFPDPRFDLPVFGADIVASPAGISAAIVDLSPVGDQLPERIGRALERTPTPAFEQVRELPTWGTIFSPFVRFIRPTSDQEQDWFVDLVGAYLTVLGDAVRTTSPDPKDASSTLSRYHGQVSYCRQQKRNDKTRRVLEKAFGTTWADRYIEEMLFDEPAPL
- a CDS encoding HlyD family efflux transporter periplasmic adaptor subunit, with the translated sequence MLRKPEAVESPASVTTIEQPRQTEAVAALGQLQPAGEVRRLAAPASGMAGSPRVTSLRVKEGDVVTRGQVLAVFDNRPQIEADLAAQDERIRSVDIEIPLRRREVARYAQAARVGAATAVLLEEKQDELTLLQRKRVELLAERRSLQADLNDSELRSPINGVVLKVHTREGERPDTDGVLEVGASQSMEALIEVYESDINRIAMDERVTLISENGGFEGELEGQVAQISPQVRQRQVLSTDPTGDADARVVEVLVRLDAASAERVARLAGLKVIARFQS
- the devC gene encoding ABC transporter permease DevC — protein: MIRRFWNGRRIPLASLMLVRQPVRLAVALAGISFAGILMFMQLGFRDGLFDASVTVHRLFDADIVLISPRSTSSVSMAGFPRRRLVQAMALPEVEGITPVNWNLLLWRNPETRGTRSILALGFEPGDPLFVDPTLAPKAQLLTQKGRVLFDEKSRPEFGPVAEWFKDGRVVESEISGKRVRVAGLIGLGTSFGADGNMLTSRETFRELLPNTPPGSIEVGLVRLKAGADPEAVVQQLNALLPDDVTVLTKDGFIDFEQNYWRSSTSIGFIFTLGAAMGFVVGCVIVYQVLYSDVSDHLPEYATLMAMGYKLTTLLGVVVREGLLLALFGYLPAYAAGQGLYWLVRSATQLPVGMDLTRATTVFSMILVMCMASAGLAMRRLVDADPAEIF